One stretch of Stigmatella aurantiaca DNA includes these proteins:
- a CDS encoding GNAT family N-acetyltransferase, whose translation MSQSESLGPVHIREARPEDDAAIGELLVDAYVTQYAKKLPEVVYTDERKRALRDVAPKREVATVLVAEVNGEVVGTVALFPPGAPGSEAWVPHAADLRHLATAVRYHGQGLGKPLLDAAEALARTWGVAAVALHVRRGVAGVARMYQQRGYVRTPEGDLDTPSVYLEAYLLRLQG comes from the coding sequence ATGAGCCAGAGCGAGAGCCTGGGCCCGGTTCACATCCGGGAGGCCCGGCCCGAGGATGATGCCGCGATCGGCGAGTTGCTCGTCGATGCGTATGTGACGCAGTACGCGAAGAAGCTGCCCGAGGTGGTCTACACCGACGAGCGCAAGCGCGCCCTGCGCGACGTGGCGCCCAAGCGCGAGGTGGCCACGGTGCTGGTGGCCGAGGTGAACGGCGAGGTGGTGGGCACGGTGGCCCTCTTCCCTCCGGGGGCGCCGGGCTCCGAGGCCTGGGTGCCCCACGCGGCGGACCTCCGGCACCTCGCCACGGCGGTCCGCTACCATGGCCAGGGTTTGGGCAAGCCGTTGCTGGATGCGGCCGAGGCGCTCGCGCGCACGTGGGGCGTGGCGGCCGTGGCCCTGCACGTGCGCCGGGGCGTCGCCGGCGTGGCCCGCATGTACCAGCAGCGCGGTTACGTCCGGACCCCGGAGGGAGACCTGGACACGCCCTCGGTGTACCTGGAGGCCTACCTTCTGAGGCTCCAGGGCTGA
- a CDS encoding lipase family protein — MFQPDISKLQEDVFALAVFANLSEGLRQDTGAGQDIEARTQEALHKALAKAQPFIGGWSVVWGPGVHVDPASAFPVHTMYVAQSTLDPAQYVVSISGAGTASVFEWMAEESLVALQVPWGTGTEAADAKISLGIASGLSVLQEMTPSGPRPGAGTSLAHFLKTLTGAKVKVTVTGFGLGGTLASTVALWLADTKGHWDSQSNAQLTCLSFAGPSAGNGAFAAYADRKPGLTMVRFANDLDLVTQAWSAASLAKAATLYSPIIPGTESIRALVERAEHTTRNADYTQVQALAPPLMGRVKYNDGFITVPPSPGGHLVDFIKQVGYQHTGPYFQWFHFNPEWMEARPSAFDGDSRALFAELAPGVRRALKAAGVQPPPELPGKNEGEEPRTLQAGRERYPVPRSAESPEAERLVNALAATLQRHGAPRN, encoded by the coding sequence ATGTTTCAGCCCGATATCAGCAAGCTGCAGGAGGATGTCTTCGCTCTCGCGGTGTTCGCGAATCTGTCCGAGGGGCTGCGCCAGGATACCGGCGCGGGCCAGGACATCGAGGCGCGGACCCAGGAGGCGCTCCATAAGGCGCTCGCGAAGGCCCAGCCCTTCATTGGCGGGTGGAGCGTCGTGTGGGGGCCGGGTGTCCACGTGGACCCCGCGAGCGCGTTCCCGGTCCACACGATGTATGTCGCGCAGTCCACGCTGGACCCCGCGCAGTATGTCGTCTCGATTTCGGGGGCGGGCACCGCCTCGGTGTTCGAGTGGATGGCGGAGGAGTCGCTCGTCGCGTTGCAGGTGCCCTGGGGGACGGGGACCGAGGCGGCGGACGCCAAGATTTCCCTGGGCATCGCCAGCGGCCTCTCGGTGCTTCAGGAGATGACGCCGTCGGGCCCACGCCCGGGGGCGGGCACCTCCCTGGCCCACTTCCTGAAGACGCTCACGGGCGCGAAGGTGAAGGTGACTGTCACCGGGTTCGGCCTGGGCGGCACGCTGGCCTCGACGGTGGCGCTGTGGCTGGCGGACACGAAGGGGCACTGGGATTCCCAGAGCAATGCCCAGCTCACCTGTCTGTCTTTCGCGGGCCCCAGCGCGGGCAATGGTGCCTTCGCCGCGTACGCGGACCGCAAGCCGGGCCTCACGATGGTGCGCTTCGCCAATGATCTGGACCTGGTGACACAAGCGTGGAGCGCGGCCTCGCTGGCGAAGGCCGCCACGCTCTACAGCCCCATCATTCCGGGAACGGAGTCCATCCGGGCGCTCGTGGAGCGGGCGGAGCACACCACGCGGAACGCGGATTACACCCAGGTGCAGGCGCTGGCGCCGCCGCTGATGGGGCGGGTGAAGTACAACGACGGCTTCATCACAGTGCCTCCGAGCCCGGGGGGACACCTCGTGGATTTCATCAAGCAGGTGGGCTACCAACACACGGGGCCGTATTTCCAATGGTTCCACTTCAACCCGGAGTGGATGGAGGCACGTCCCTCGGCGTTCGATGGGGACTCCCGCGCGCTCTTCGCGGAGCTGGCCCCCGGGGTGCGCCGGGCGCTGAAGGCCGCGGGCGTGCAGCCCCCGCCGGAACTGCCAGGGAAGAACGAAGGGGAGGAACCGCGCACGCTCCAGGCCGGCCGCGAGCGGTACCCGGTTCCCCGCAGCGCCGAGAGCCCGGAGGCCGAGCGGCTCGTGAATGCCCTGGCCGCGACGCTCCAGCGGCACGGGGCGCCGCGAAACTGA
- a CDS encoding DUF2378 family protein has product MAERLVFDYAVEGFFLRGLSGQVTPRLKNKLRQAGIDLDQKLLPAYPFETWLKCLELTAAELFPALPEKDSWWMLGELMVRGYQQTPMGSAMLTLLAALRPHQRLGRLQKSLRSGNNYTVTRTKAVSPTVAEVWVNDTSHVRYFVQGLIFAGMLLGRVTGLTVDILESDAEGTTYRIAWKEPQRG; this is encoded by the coding sequence ATGGCGGAGAGGCTCGTCTTTGATTACGCGGTCGAAGGGTTCTTCCTGCGAGGGCTCTCCGGACAAGTCACACCGCGGTTGAAGAACAAGCTCCGGCAGGCGGGGATCGATCTGGACCAGAAGCTGCTGCCCGCCTACCCCTTCGAAACGTGGCTCAAATGCCTGGAGCTGACGGCCGCCGAGCTGTTCCCGGCCCTGCCCGAGAAGGATTCCTGGTGGATGCTGGGCGAGCTGATGGTGCGAGGCTATCAGCAGACGCCCATGGGCTCCGCCATGCTCACGTTGCTGGCGGCGCTGAGGCCGCACCAGCGGCTGGGGCGGCTGCAGAAGAGCCTTCGCTCGGGCAACAACTACACTGTCACCCGCACCAAGGCCGTGTCCCCCACCGTGGCGGAAGTCTGGGTGAATGACACGAGCCACGTGCGCTACTTCGTGCAAGGGCTCATCTTCGCGGGGATGCTCCTGGGCCGGGTGACGGGGCTGACCGTGGACATCCTGGAGAGCGACGCGGAGGGCACGACGTATCGGATTGCCTGGAAGGAGCCCCAGCGAGGGTGA
- a CDS encoding DUF3592 domain-containing protein gives MGFIFLAAGVGMGVICLVTLVRTRRFLALAHETHAQVVGNHSRLHNRKPTYYPVLRYQTQEGTQHEVVSPVGSNPPRYREGAQVTLLYNPANPQQVRINNFLNLWLMPLLFGVLGAAFLLVGGLALMASSLRR, from the coding sequence ATGGGGTTCATTTTCTTGGCGGCAGGTGTGGGCATGGGGGTGATTTGTCTGGTCACCCTCGTCCGCACCCGGCGGTTCCTCGCCCTGGCCCACGAGACACACGCCCAGGTGGTGGGCAACCACTCGCGCCTTCATAACCGCAAGCCCACCTACTACCCCGTGCTGCGCTACCAGACGCAGGAGGGCACGCAGCACGAGGTGGTCTCCCCCGTGGGCTCCAACCCGCCCCGCTACCGGGAGGGAGCGCAGGTGACGCTGCTCTACAACCCGGCGAATCCGCAGCAGGTGCGCATCAACAACTTCCTCAACCTGTGGCTGATGCCGCTGCTGTTTGGCGTGCTGGGCGCTGCCTTCCTGCTCGTGGGCGGCCTGGCCCTGATGGCCAGCTCTCTGCGGCGCTGA
- a CDS encoding URC4/urg3 family protein encodes MPEVSPAVAYLRSPRAVRERCHRLLELGRADRLPHFRVRMEQLPAVAGYVLKVTREAYPTLDIPVHSRWGHFDVGGVARNAELDARLASLPREERARAKLDLVITSVLLDAGSGPRWKYHEAGGGLYARSEGLAVASFRMFLAGAFSSDPHQPLRADAAGLTGLTREALARGFQVTEANPLEGLDGRLSLLHGLGRVLPRPGALYDALAPRGGTVRASEVLGLVLDRLGPIWPGRITLDGVNLGDVWPHSSLGPPESADGLVPFHKLSQWLTYSLLEPLAEGGLEVTHLDELTGLPEYRNGGLLVDLGLLVPRDGRLLEEAFLPGSEPIVEWRALTVALLDEVGNRVRETLGRTPAQLPLAKVLQGGTWSAGRRIAAEKRAGGTPPIRIESDGTVF; translated from the coding sequence ATGCCTGAGGTCTCTCCGGCCGTCGCGTATTTGAGGAGCCCGCGCGCCGTGCGCGAGCGCTGCCACCGGCTGCTGGAGCTGGGCCGCGCGGACCGGCTGCCCCACTTCCGCGTGCGCATGGAGCAGCTGCCCGCGGTGGCCGGCTACGTGTTGAAGGTGACGCGCGAGGCGTACCCCACGCTGGACATCCCCGTGCACAGCCGTTGGGGCCACTTCGACGTGGGCGGCGTGGCGCGCAACGCGGAGCTGGATGCGCGCCTGGCCTCGCTGCCCCGCGAGGAGCGGGCGCGGGCGAAGTTGGATCTGGTCATCACCAGCGTCCTCCTGGATGCCGGCAGCGGGCCGCGCTGGAAGTACCACGAGGCCGGGGGCGGGCTGTACGCGCGCTCGGAGGGGCTGGCGGTGGCCAGCTTCCGGATGTTCCTCGCGGGTGCGTTCTCGTCGGATCCGCACCAGCCGCTGCGCGCGGACGCCGCGGGGCTCACCGGCCTCACGCGCGAGGCGCTGGCGCGCGGGTTTCAAGTCACCGAGGCCAACCCCCTGGAGGGGCTGGACGGGCGGCTGTCGCTCTTGCACGGCCTGGGGCGGGTGCTGCCCCGGCCCGGGGCGCTGTATGACGCGCTCGCGCCCCGCGGGGGCACGGTGCGGGCCTCCGAGGTGCTGGGCCTGGTGCTGGATCGGCTGGGCCCCATCTGGCCGGGCCGCATCACCCTGGACGGGGTGAACCTGGGCGATGTGTGGCCGCACTCCAGCCTGGGGCCGCCGGAGAGCGCGGACGGGCTGGTGCCTTTCCACAAGTTGTCCCAGTGGCTGACGTACTCGCTGCTGGAGCCGCTGGCTGAGGGCGGCCTCGAGGTGACGCACCTGGATGAGCTGACCGGGCTGCCCGAGTACCGCAACGGCGGGCTGCTGGTGGACCTGGGGCTGCTGGTGCCCCGGGACGGGCGGCTCCTGGAGGAGGCCTTCCTGCCGGGCTCCGAGCCCATCGTCGAGTGGCGGGCGCTCACCGTGGCGCTGCTGGACGAGGTGGGAAACCGGGTGCGCGAGACGCTGGGGCGCACGCCCGCGCAGCTGCCGCTGGCCAAGGTGCTCCAGGGCGGCACGTGGAGCGCGGGCCGGCGCATCGCCGCGGAGAAGCGCGCGGGGGGCACGCCGCCCATTCGCATCGAAAGCGACGGAACGGTCTTCTAA
- the mmsA gene encoding CoA-acylating methylmalonate-semialdehyde dehydrogenase: MSFVQLPASPIVCRNLVGGEWVSPVGAELLEVRSPYTGGVIGRVPLTPLSGVSPVVEAAKKASVGWQAMGLRERTVHLSRFRALLEKNLERLAHLAASEAGKTVGEARAGLLKGLEVCDFALSLQNLDTGGAMEVSRGVTCEFRREPLGVVAGITPFNFPAMVPMWMIPTALAVGNAFILKPSEKVPLTACALGELMLEAGMPPGVFSLVHGGKEAVQGLLEHPDVKAVGFVGSSAVARRVYAEGAAHGKRVLALGGAKNHLIVVPDADPALTPQAVVDSFTGCAGQRCMAASVLVAVGDVQPLIDEVARRAAALEVGPGMGALIDRASQERLEAAIARAESEGARVLVDGRGKKPQGAAWAGGHWLGPTILDHVRPDMEAAQRELFGPLISIVRVPTLSAALELEAASPYGNAASIFTTNGAVAQHVVEHARAGMVGVNVGVPVPREPFSFGGINESRFGHGDITGPGGVEFWSQTKKVTRKWTARTDGSWMS; this comes from the coding sequence GTGTCCTTTGTGCAGCTTCCCGCAAGTCCCATTGTCTGCCGCAACCTCGTCGGAGGAGAGTGGGTGTCCCCCGTGGGCGCCGAGCTGCTCGAGGTGCGCAGCCCCTACACGGGCGGGGTGATTGGCCGGGTGCCCCTGACGCCCCTGAGCGGCGTGTCCCCCGTGGTCGAGGCCGCGAAGAAGGCCTCCGTGGGCTGGCAGGCCATGGGCCTGCGCGAGCGCACCGTGCACCTGTCGCGCTTCCGCGCGCTGCTGGAGAAGAACCTGGAGCGGCTGGCGCACCTCGCGGCCAGCGAGGCCGGCAAGACGGTGGGCGAGGCCCGCGCGGGGCTCCTCAAGGGGCTGGAGGTGTGTGACTTCGCCCTCTCGCTCCAGAACCTGGACACGGGCGGCGCCATGGAAGTGAGCCGCGGGGTGACGTGCGAGTTCCGCCGCGAGCCCCTGGGCGTCGTCGCCGGCATTACCCCCTTCAACTTCCCGGCCATGGTGCCCATGTGGATGATCCCCACCGCGCTCGCGGTGGGCAATGCCTTCATCCTCAAGCCCTCCGAGAAGGTGCCGCTCACCGCGTGCGCCCTGGGCGAGCTGATGCTGGAGGCGGGGATGCCCCCGGGCGTCTTCTCGCTCGTGCACGGCGGCAAGGAGGCGGTGCAGGGGCTGCTGGAGCACCCGGATGTGAAGGCCGTGGGCTTCGTCGGCTCGTCCGCGGTGGCCCGGCGCGTCTACGCGGAAGGGGCCGCGCACGGCAAGCGCGTGCTCGCCCTGGGCGGCGCGAAGAACCACCTCATCGTCGTGCCGGACGCGGATCCGGCGCTCACCCCGCAGGCGGTGGTGGACTCGTTCACCGGGTGCGCGGGCCAGCGCTGCATGGCCGCCAGCGTGCTCGTGGCGGTGGGCGACGTGCAGCCGCTGATCGACGAGGTGGCCCGCCGCGCGGCGGCCCTGGAAGTCGGGCCCGGCATGGGCGCGCTCATTGACCGGGCGAGCCAGGAGCGGCTGGAGGCGGCCATCGCCCGCGCCGAGTCCGAGGGCGCGCGCGTGCTCGTGGATGGGCGCGGCAAGAAGCCCCAGGGCGCCGCCTGGGCGGGGGGCCACTGGCTGGGGCCCACGATTCTGGACCATGTCCGCCCGGACATGGAGGCGGCCCAGCGCGAGCTGTTCGGCCCGCTCATCTCGATTGTCCGGGTGCCCACGCTGTCGGCGGCGCTGGAGCTGGAGGCCGCCTCGCCCTACGGCAACGCCGCCTCCATCTTCACCACCAACGGGGCGGTGGCCCAGCACGTGGTGGAGCACGCCCGTGCGGGCATGGTGGGCGTCAACGTGGGAGTACCCGTGCCCCGCGAGCCGTTCTCGTTCGGCGGCATCAACGAGTCCCGCTTCGGCCATGGCGACATCACCGGCCCGGGCGGCGTCGAGTTCTGGAGCCAGACGAAGAAGGTGACGCGCAAGTGGACGGCGCGCACCGACGGCTCGTGGATGAGCTGA
- the upp gene encoding uracil phosphoribosyltransferase, translated as MSQDFPNCTVVDHPLVKHKLTLMRRVETSTASFRALLQEISQLLAYEAMRDLKLREETIQTPLATMQAPVLEGKKLVLVAILRAGQGILDGMLQLVPSARIGHIGMYRDPETLMAVEYYYKVPGQLTDRDVIVCDPMLATGNSAVAALSRIKASKPGSLRFVCLLACPEGLANLREHHPDVHVYTAAIDERLNEHGYILPGLGDAGDRLFGTK; from the coding sequence GTGAGTCAGGACTTCCCGAACTGTACCGTGGTGGATCACCCGCTGGTGAAGCACAAGCTCACGCTGATGCGGCGCGTGGAGACGAGCACGGCGAGCTTCCGCGCCCTGTTGCAGGAGATCTCCCAGCTCCTGGCGTACGAGGCCATGCGCGACCTGAAGCTGCGCGAGGAGACCATCCAGACGCCGCTGGCGACGATGCAGGCGCCGGTGCTGGAGGGCAAGAAGCTGGTGCTGGTGGCCATCCTCCGGGCGGGCCAGGGCATCCTGGACGGCATGCTGCAGCTCGTCCCGTCCGCGCGCATCGGGCACATCGGCATGTACCGCGACCCCGAGACGCTGATGGCGGTGGAGTACTACTACAAGGTGCCGGGACAGCTGACGGACCGCGACGTCATCGTCTGCGACCCCATGCTGGCCACGGGCAACTCGGCCGTCGCCGCGCTCAGCCGCATCAAGGCGAGCAAGCCCGGGAGCTTGCGCTTCGTGTGCCTGCTGGCCTGCCCGGAGGGGCTGGCGAACCTGCGCGAGCACCACCCGGACGTGCACGTGTACACGGCGGCCATCGACGAGCGGCTCAACGAGCACGGCTATATCCTTCCGGGCCTGGGCGACGCGGGTGACCGGCTCTTCGGCACGAAGTAG
- a CDS encoding GTP cyclohydrolase II, which yields MPEKKPVNHIRLTSHPDSDSQAVRLHWGDAEPLRRGPVVATLTEHAHRNVIGTHAGSYAIYRALAVAAGSLPQDHRADLTNTAPAEEIGPFPSWKDPERIVSMDPWGAVAPQVFRAYMEQGVDIRPTIAITRAHMNMPELRDAITAGRLVPDGHHLTANGDLKVTKAAVEPVWHLPGIAKRFGLTESALRRGLFEHTGGMFPELITRPDLHVFLPPIGGLTIYFFGKMETISDPNVPLAVRVHDECNGSDVFGSDICTCRPYLAHGVEECVRTAQAGGAGVIVYSRKEGRALGEVTKFLVYNARKRQEGGDSAATYFHRTECVAGVQDMRFQELMPDALHWLGITRIHRFVSMSDMKYNAITRSGIEILERVAIPDGLVPADAQVEMEAKKAAGYYTPGKVANTQELQQVKGRDLDA from the coding sequence ATGCCCGAAAAGAAGCCGGTCAATCACATCCGCCTCACCTCCCACCCGGACAGTGACTCGCAGGCCGTCCGGCTGCACTGGGGGGATGCGGAGCCCCTGCGGCGAGGGCCCGTGGTGGCCACCCTCACCGAGCATGCGCACCGCAACGTCATCGGCACCCACGCGGGCTCCTACGCCATCTACCGCGCGCTGGCCGTCGCCGCGGGCAGCCTGCCGCAGGACCACCGCGCGGACCTGACGAACACCGCGCCGGCGGAAGAGATTGGCCCCTTCCCCTCCTGGAAGGACCCGGAGCGCATCGTCTCCATGGACCCCTGGGGCGCGGTGGCCCCGCAGGTGTTCCGCGCCTACATGGAGCAGGGCGTGGACATCCGGCCCACCATCGCGATTACCCGCGCGCACATGAACATGCCGGAGCTGCGCGATGCCATCACCGCCGGGCGGCTGGTGCCGGATGGGCACCACCTGACGGCCAACGGGGACCTGAAGGTGACGAAGGCGGCGGTGGAGCCCGTGTGGCACCTGCCCGGCATCGCCAAGCGCTTCGGGCTGACGGAGAGCGCGCTGCGCCGCGGCCTCTTCGAGCACACCGGCGGCATGTTCCCGGAGCTCATCACCCGGCCGGACCTGCACGTGTTCCTGCCGCCCATCGGCGGGCTCACCATCTACTTCTTCGGGAAGATGGAGACGATCTCCGACCCCAACGTGCCCCTGGCGGTGCGCGTGCACGACGAGTGCAACGGCTCGGACGTGTTCGGCAGCGACATCTGCACGTGCCGGCCGTACCTGGCGCATGGCGTTGAAGAGTGCGTGCGCACGGCGCAGGCGGGCGGCGCGGGCGTCATCGTCTACTCGCGCAAGGAGGGCCGCGCGCTGGGCGAGGTGACGAAGTTCCTCGTGTACAACGCGCGCAAGCGCCAGGAGGGCGGGGACTCGGCGGCCACCTACTTCCACCGCACCGAGTGCGTGGCGGGCGTGCAGGACATGCGCTTCCAGGAGCTGATGCCGGATGCGCTGCACTGGCTGGGCATCACCCGCATCCACCGCTTCGTGTCCATGAGTGACATGAAGTACAACGCCATCACCCGCTCGGGCATCGAGATCCTCGAGCGCGTTGCCATCCCCGATGGGCTCGTCCCCGCGGACGCCCAGGTGGAGATGGAGGCCAAGAAGGCCGCCGGGTACTACACGCCGGGCAAGGTGGCCAACACCCAGGAGCTGCAGCAGGTGAAGGGACGGGACCTGGATGCCTGA
- a CDS encoding nucleotidyl transferase AbiEii/AbiGii toxin family protein → MNFIHDDPEFDDLLRIVAGNRNLSLALVEKDYWVTHTLWALHAEGFDVWFKGGTSLSKGFSLINRFSEDLDLKIEPGRTPLPSVSNWKGDGTKATNERRTYFETLPSLIRVPGTTAELDPNAIDARWRNGNVRVSYPARHRGDLADVLRPFVLLEIGNARVTPFVPRDMSSFVHDYLKHIGHLDNYADNRPRRVRCVHPLVTLLEKLDALQKRAPKEDIEPASFVRHYEDAARIITAEPTLPPLPDFADVKALATEMLAQKQIAPPPRPDSSTFTLPPGARTEAIRKAYEAIGGMFWGPRQPLDETVSVICAWLTRTPLPAR, encoded by the coding sequence TTGAACTTCATCCACGACGACCCCGAGTTCGACGATCTGCTGCGGATCGTCGCTGGCAACCGCAACCTCTCGTTGGCACTCGTTGAGAAGGATTATTGGGTCACCCACACGCTCTGGGCGCTCCATGCAGAAGGCTTCGACGTCTGGTTCAAGGGAGGAACCTCCCTCTCCAAGGGATTTTCCCTCATCAACCGGTTCTCCGAGGACCTGGACCTTAAAATTGAGCCTGGAAGGACCCCCTTGCCCTCAGTCTCCAACTGGAAGGGGGATGGGACGAAAGCAACAAACGAGCGCCGCACTTACTTCGAGACCCTCCCGTCACTCATCCGTGTCCCGGGCACGACAGCCGAACTCGATCCGAACGCCATAGATGCACGCTGGCGCAACGGCAATGTGCGTGTCAGCTACCCTGCTCGCCACCGGGGTGACCTTGCTGACGTCCTCAGACCCTTCGTGTTGCTTGAGATCGGCAACGCACGCGTGACGCCTTTCGTGCCACGCGACATGTCATCCTTCGTGCACGACTATCTCAAGCACATAGGGCACCTGGACAACTACGCCGACAACCGCCCCAGGCGCGTGCGTTGCGTGCATCCCCTTGTCACGCTCCTTGAGAAACTCGACGCCCTCCAGAAGCGGGCACCGAAGGAGGACATCGAGCCTGCTTCTTTCGTGCGCCACTACGAGGACGCCGCGCGCATCATCACCGCCGAGCCAACCCTTCCTCCCCTTCCGGACTTTGCGGATGTGAAGGCGCTCGCAACGGAGATGCTCGCCCAGAAGCAGATCGCTCCCCCACCAAGACCCGATTCCTCCACCTTCACGCTGCCTCCGGGGGCTCGTACCGAAGCCATTCGCAAGGCCTATGAGGCCATTGGTGGGATGTTCTGGGGGCCGCGACAGCCGTTGGATGAAACGGTGTCCGTCATTTGCGCATGGCTCACGCGTACCCCTCTTCCGGCCCGGTAG
- a CDS encoding DUF4091 domain-containing protein codes for MHLKRLVVFLPLLLALPAAAAPPSVWGESAMVKVRPNLAPRVQPELHLTAARNEFVSFQVALHGGNTGLNGVRARMNALVGPTSIPAADVTLYRVAYLTTVRPSVPGTPVGPWPDGLVPDVDEIAGEGRRAFPFDVPARETRAIWVDVHVPVDAPPGQYRGTVEVTSSQGAPARVGVRLTVVDATLPSTPSLATAFLVWPPHVCNAHTGSPDCPVAKQEELLARYHRMALEHRVSLSSGFPRAPQPWSAFEAVWGPFLDGTVQTRLPGARLTSFQYVGEHTAEGLMEFTAGAQARGWLPRAYDFVGDEPPYGISFEALRQNAELARQVAPELRTLVTTNSRELARHGLEELMDVAAPVVNHLDGTAPPFLGSQRATYEDFLSRPGRELWMYQSCMSHGCAYGTNAPENQPGAGWPSYMVDRSAAKARAMEWVSFLEGATGELYYQTVGMLATAWTDQFRFNGNGDGTLFYPGTPAAIGGATDVPVASIRLKLIRMGVQDYEWLKAVSDAGDPAFANKVARQLIPSASKVPDEGEAFERARKKLISRYLELTGAPALPEEPATPGTPPSPETPAPPTGTPAPAPGTVPVPEEASLPEPPASTGPTGPLESAAEAQAGCSTGGSTGAAGGALLLMAWLFMERRRVPARVRAPRRR; via the coding sequence ATGCACCTCAAGCGTCTGGTGGTCTTCCTGCCCTTGCTGCTGGCGTTGCCTGCCGCCGCAGCCCCTCCGTCCGTCTGGGGCGAGAGCGCGATGGTGAAGGTCCGGCCGAACCTGGCGCCGCGCGTCCAGCCCGAGCTGCACCTCACGGCGGCCCGCAACGAGTTCGTCTCCTTCCAGGTGGCGCTGCACGGCGGCAACACGGGACTCAACGGGGTGCGCGCGAGGATGAATGCGCTCGTGGGACCCACGAGCATTCCGGCGGCGGACGTGACGCTGTACCGCGTGGCGTACCTGACGACGGTGCGGCCCTCGGTGCCGGGCACGCCCGTGGGCCCGTGGCCGGATGGGCTGGTGCCGGACGTGGATGAGATTGCCGGCGAGGGCCGCCGCGCCTTCCCATTCGACGTGCCCGCCCGCGAGACGCGCGCCATCTGGGTGGATGTGCACGTGCCGGTGGATGCGCCGCCCGGCCAGTACCGGGGCACGGTGGAGGTGACGTCCTCGCAAGGCGCCCCCGCGCGGGTGGGCGTGCGGCTGACGGTGGTGGACGCGACGCTGCCCAGCACCCCGTCGCTGGCCACGGCCTTCCTGGTGTGGCCGCCGCACGTGTGCAACGCGCACACGGGCAGCCCGGACTGTCCGGTGGCGAAGCAGGAGGAGCTGCTGGCGCGCTACCACCGCATGGCGCTGGAGCACCGGGTGTCGCTCTCCAGCGGCTTTCCGCGTGCGCCCCAGCCCTGGAGCGCCTTCGAGGCGGTGTGGGGCCCGTTCCTGGACGGCACGGTGCAGACGCGGCTGCCCGGCGCGCGGCTGACGAGCTTCCAGTACGTGGGCGAGCACACGGCGGAGGGGCTCATGGAGTTCACGGCCGGGGCGCAGGCGCGCGGCTGGCTGCCGCGGGCGTATGACTTCGTGGGTGACGAGCCCCCGTATGGCATCTCCTTCGAGGCGCTGCGCCAGAACGCGGAGCTGGCCCGGCAGGTGGCGCCCGAGCTGCGCACGCTGGTGACGACGAACTCGCGGGAGCTGGCCCGCCACGGGCTGGAGGAGCTCATGGACGTGGCGGCGCCCGTGGTGAACCACCTGGATGGGACGGCGCCGCCGTTCCTGGGCAGCCAGCGGGCCACCTACGAGGACTTCCTCTCGCGGCCGGGCCGGGAGCTGTGGATGTACCAGAGCTGCATGAGCCACGGCTGCGCGTACGGGACGAACGCGCCCGAGAACCAGCCGGGGGCCGGGTGGCCCTCTTATATGGTGGACCGCTCGGCGGCGAAGGCGCGCGCGATGGAGTGGGTGTCCTTCCTGGAGGGAGCCACGGGCGAGCTGTACTACCAGACGGTGGGCATGCTGGCGACGGCGTGGACGGATCAGTTCCGCTTCAACGGCAACGGCGACGGGACGCTGTTCTACCCCGGCACGCCCGCGGCCATCGGCGGCGCCACGGATGTGCCGGTGGCCTCCATCCGGCTGAAGCTCATCCGCATGGGCGTGCAGGACTACGAGTGGCTCAAGGCCGTGAGCGACGCGGGAGACCCGGCCTTCGCGAACAAGGTGGCCCGCCAGCTCATCCCCTCCGCCTCGAAGGTGCCGGACGAGGGCGAGGCGTTCGAGCGCGCCCGGAAGAAGCTCATCTCGCGCTACCTGGAACTCACGGGAGCACCCGCGCTTCCGGAGGAGCCCGCCACGCCCGGGACGCCGCCCAGCCCGGAGACGCCGGCGCCTCCCACTGGGACGCCCGCCCCTGCCCCGGGGACGGTGCCGGTCCCGGAGGAAGCGTCCCTGCCGGAGCCGCCCGCCTCGACCGGGCCCACGGGCCCGCTGGAGTCCGCGGCGGAGGCGCAGGCCGGGTGCAGCACCGGGGGAAGCACGGGAGCCGCCGGGGGCGCGCTGCTGCTGATGGCGTGGCTGTTCATGGAGCGGCGCCGGGTGCCCGCGCGGGTGCGGGCGCCTCGCCGGCGGTGA